The DNA segment AAAAGGCAAATAAAATCACACCATTAACACGGCGCTGTTGGAAGAACTTGAGATGTTCCTGCAAGCGGTGCATTTCCATTTGGCTTTCCACAATAATGGGCTCGCAATTTGCTGCGTAGAGTAGAGGTAACATTGCAGAAAGGGCTTGGTTTTCCGCATTGGAACTTAAGCGCGTAACGATAATGCCAATCATTGGGTTACCTTGTCCACGCATTGCCCGTGCAGATTGAGAGGGGGTAAAGTTATGGGCTTGAATAATGGCTTGAATTTTCTCGCGCGTTTCGGCACTCACCTTGCTATCTTGATTTAACACGCGGGAAACCGTGGATTTCCCCACGCCAGCCAAGGCAGCAATATCTTTAATCGTGAGTTTTTTTGCCATTATTCAATCCTGTGAATGGGGTAATATCCTAACTATTCAAGTGCGGTGCTTTTTTGCAAAATTTTCATTTCGTGATGATGAAACTGTTGCACTAAATCGGCCATGTTTTTGCCATCTGGCAAGGTTAAGTTAGGCGCAATATCATACAACGGCACGATAACAAATTCGCGATGTTGCATATCATAATGGGGAACGGTTAAGCGTTCAGATTCAATAATTTCATCGCCGTAAAGCAGAATATCCAAATCCAACGTGCGTTCGCCCCAACGGCGCAGCCGAACACGTCCTTGTTCTTGCTCAATGCGTTGTAATTGATCGAGCAAATCCAATGGCGCTAATACCGTAGCTAAGCAAGCGACCGCATTAACATAATCCGGTTGATCCTGCGGCCCGAGTGGTTTGCTTTGATAAAAATGGCTAACTGCCGCCAGTTGCGAATGGGGCAGTTGTTGTAACGCTTGCAGCGCGTTTTCTAGCTGTTGCACTGGGGTGGCCAAATTGCTGCCTAAAGCGATATAAACCTGTTTCATTATGCGGTTGGCTCTTTCTGCGTTTTACGTTTTCTTGGACGATAACGTTTTTTCTTTGGCGTTGGGTGCAGTTTTTGATGAGCTTTCACCAAGGCGTTACGCTGTTCTTCATTACTAAATTGGTATTCGTGCCACCAAGTAGCTAACTCAATGGATTCACCGCCTTCCACTTGTGCGCGCATTGCAAGCAAATCAAAGGCCGCGCGGAATTTCGGGTGTGCCATTACACGCATTGGTGCGTTACCATTGCGTTTTAGCAGCTGTAATTGCAAGAACCAAATATCACGAATTACCCCCGTATGGCGGCGTGGTGCAGCAAGGCTTGTAGCAAGCTGATCGAGAATTTCATTGCTGGCTAAGGCGTAAGCATCGTGATTATTTAAGCCACCTTCATTTTTCAGCACTTCCACTTTTTCTCTTAATGGATACCAGAAGAAACAGGCAAACAAAAAGGCAGGATTAATGCGCAGTTTGTCCGCGATACGTTCATCTGTTGAAGTGAGCGCAGTTAAAATCATTCGCTCGGCAAAGCTATCTTGTTTTTCCGTGAAATAAGGCATTAGCGTTGGGAAAAGCTGATCAAACAAGCCATATTGACGCAACAAATGATAGGTTTTCACACCATTGCCCGTTTGCAATAATTTTTGTGCTTCATCATATAAGCGAGCAGGCGGAATATGGCGTAATAGATGCGCCATTTGCTTGATTGGCGCTTCCGTTGGCTTTTCCAAAAACATATCCAATTTTGCCATAAAGCGAATGGCGCGCAGCATACGCACGGGATCTTCTTGATAGCGAATAACAGGATCGCCAATTAAACGCAATTTACCTGCTTTGATGTCTTCAATACCGTGGTAAAAATCACGCAAAGTATTATCTTGTGGATTGTAATAAAGGGCATTAACGCTGAAATCACGGCGTTCGGCATCTTGTTCTAGCGTGCCGTACACATTATCACGCAACAACATTCCTTCATCGCTTTGTTTCGATTGACGTTCGTTATTGTGTTCAGAATGGTTGGCACGAAACGTGGCCACTTCAATAATATCACGTCCAAACATCACGTGAGCCAAGCGGAAACGGCGGCCGATCAAACGGCACTGACGTTGAAAAATAGCTTGAATTTGTTCAGGACGCGCATTGGTGGCAACATCAAAATCTTTCGGTTTTTTATCGAGTAACAAATCACGCAAACAGCCGCCCACCACATAGGCTTCGTAACCGTTACGTTGTAATTTTTGCACCACAGTTAAGGCATTTTTGCTGATCATTCTTGGTTGAATGCCATATTGTGAAGCTTGAATAAGGTGTTTTTGATAGCGATGAGAAGATTTGCCTTGCGCTTTATTTTCTTTCGGCTCGACATATTCTACGAAAGGCGCAGCGGGTCTAGCCTTGCTACGGCTGGATTTGGTATTTTTTTTATTTGCTCGTTTAGGCGAAACCTTTTTGGTGTTGGTTTCTTGTGTTGCATTGTCTGCTTTTTTCTTAAACAGATTTTTAATTAAGGTTAAAATAGCGAACCCCTTGCTTGAAAAGCGTAAATAAAATTAATGAAAAGTGCGGTCAAAAATCACCGCACTTTTTAATTTAAGCCTGTATTTTAACAGCAAGCTAATTAGCCTACCATTTGTTTTTCACGAATTTCAGATAAGGTTTTGCAATCAATGCAAAGATCAGCTGTTGGACGTGCTTCTAAGCGGCGAATACCAATTTCAATACCGCAAGAATCGCAATAGCCGAAATCACCTGTATCGATTTTTTTCAGTGTATGCTCGATTTTTTTCATTAACTTACGTTCACGATCACGGTTGCGTAACTCTAAGCTAAATTCTTCTTCCTGTGTCGCACGATCGGCAGGGTCAGGGAAGTTTGACGCTTCATCTTGCATATACGCCACGGTGCGAGAGGTTTCTTCTTGAATTTGCGCACGCCACGCTTCAAGAATTTTTCTAAAGTGAAGAATTTGCTCATCATTCATATATTCTTCACCTTCTTTTGGTTGATAAGGTTCCACTCCCGCTAAAGCTAATAAACTTAAAGAGGATTGAGTCATTGGTATCTCCTAATAGTAATTCATCCATTTTAACTTAGTATAACTGACCTTATTATCACCATAGGAATAGCAAAATTCAGCTATATTTTTGACCGCACTTTTGCGTTAAGTTAAGACTTTTCGAGGCAAGCCTAATTCCATTTCAAAATTAGGCTCTTTTTAAAGAGCGGTATAAATATCAGAAGTTTGAGAAATTAGCAAATAAATTTACGCAAGATAAAAAATTTTTACACAATAAATTTCAATTTTGCGATCCAGCTAACAAAATCTGCCTCTGTAAACTGGCGTATTATGAGCAAAAATATAAAAAAGACTAGACAACCTTTGAGTTAGGCGAGTATCTTTTAAGAATCATTTTTTAAATAAAAAGAGGGGGCAAAAATGCAAAATTTTTCATTAATAAAAACAAAAGGTTATATTAATGGTGAATATGTAGAAAATGCAGAGGGGAAAACTTTTGCGGTGTTGAATCCGGCAACGCAACAAGAAATTTGCCAAGTGGCAGATTTAGGCGTGGCAGAAACGGAACAAGCCATTTTAGCGGCGGAACAAGCGCAGAAAAAATGGAAACAGGTGTTACCGAAAGAGCGAGCCAATATTTTAACCCGTTGGTATGAACTGGTGTTACAACATCAAGAAGAGCTTGCGCAAATTATTAGCTTAGAACAAGGCAAGCCCATTGCTGAAAGCCGTGGCGAAGTGCTTTATGGGGCAAGTTTTATTCAATGGTTTGCAGAAGAAGCGAAGCGAATTCAAGGGGATATGCTGCCTTCAGATAAAAGCAATCATCGCTTAATGGCAATGAAACAGCCTGTTGGTGTGGTGGCCGCCATTACGCCTTGGAATTTCCCGAATGCGATGATTACGCGAAAATCTGCACCAGCCTTAGCAGCAGGCTGTGCGGTGGTGTTAAAACCTGCGCCAGAAACGCCATTATCCGCCTTAGCCTTGGCAGAATTGGCAAGTCAAGCAGGATTACCAAAAGGCTTGTTGAATGTGATTCCTACCACACAAGTGGTGGACGTGGGCAAAGTGCTGACAGAAAGTCCAATTATTCGCAAATTGACCTTTACTGGCTCAACCAAAGTGGGCAAATTATTAATGGCACAATCGGCAAGTACGGTGAAAAAATTATCCTTAGAACTAGGGGGCAATGCGCCAGCTTTGGTGTTTGATGATGCAGATTTAGACAGTGCCGTGGAAGGGGTATTTGCCTCTAAATTCCGTAACGCAGGGCAGACTTGCATTTGCACCAATCGTATTTATGTACAAGCAGGAATTTATGAAGCCTTTGTGCAAAAATTCTGTGAAAAAGTACAACAAATTAAACTGGGCGAAGCCAATCAGCCAGGTGTCACAATGGGGCCTTTAATCCGCCAAAGTGCTGTGGAGAAAGTACAACGTCACATTGATGATGCATTGCAAAAAGGTGCTAAACTGGTGCTTGGTGGTAAGCCAGCTGATCTTGGTGGAACATTTTTCCAACCTACCGTTTTAGCAGATGTTAATCAAACAATGTTAGTCGCCAAAGAAGAAACCTTTGCGCCTTTAGCACCGATTTTCAAATTTGAAACGGAAGAACAAGCCATTGCAATGGCAAATGAAACGGAATTTGGCTTGGCGGCTTATTTCTTCACGCAAAATATCAACCGTATTTGGCGCGTGTCAGAAGCCTTAGAATATGGCATTGTAGGCATTAACGAAGGCTTGGTGACCAACGAATTTGCCCCATTTGGCGGCGTGAAAGAATCTGGCATTGGGCGAGAAGGATCACATTACGGCATTGATGAATTTTTAGAGCTAAAATATCTTTGTTTAGGCATAAAATAAATAGGCTAAATATGAAGTAAAAAATAAGGGCTGTGTTGCCCCTTTTTTATACCATTAAATTTAAAATAATCGTTAAGTTTGTTATAGAACTGCATCATGTAGTTTTATTGGACATTGGTGAAATGTATATGAATAAACTGAGACGTTATCTATTTATAGTATGTTGAAATGAGTGTAATAGTTTGATTTAACATATTTTATTTATTTTTGTTGACAACCGTTTTTTTTTTTTAGAATAGGGAAGATTTTAGTTTATTTTCATCTGATAGGGATTTTATGACTCATTTCGGTTTTCCTCTCGAAACAATTCTTGTCTTTTTTGGTGTAATTGCACTGTCTGTTTATTTAGATTTATTTGCTCATCGTCATAGCAAGGAAATTAGCGTAAAAGACGCCGCACTTTGGTCCGTCTTTTGGATAGGATTAGCACTTTGCTTTTATGTTTATCTATGGTTACGCTTTGATGCAGAGTGGGCAGATTTATATCTTGCAGGTTATGTATTAGAAAAGAGTTTATCGGTTGATAATTTAATGGTCTTTGTCGCCATTTTTGCTTCTTTTGGTATTACAGGAAGACTTCAACATCGTATTCTTTATTGGGGCATTATCGGCGCGTTAATTTTCCGTGCTATTTTTGTTGTAATCGGAACAGGGTTGTTTGCCGCTAGTCCTTGGGTAGGATTTGGTTTTGCTGCTTTTGTGATTTGGAGTGGGTGGAAGATGCTTAAAAGTGGCGGTGATGATGAGGAAGAAATTGAAGATTATTCAAATCACTGGAGTGTACGTTGGACAGGGAAGCTTATGCCAATTTATACCAAGCTTTTTAGTGATCGCTTTTTGCTTAATCATTCTGAAATGAGTGTGGAACAAATTGCCTCAACAACCCGTAAGGGGGCTAAATATTTAACTCCTGCTTTTCTCTGTTTGATTGCCATTGAAACTTCTGATGTGGCTTTTGCTTTTGACTCTGTACCAGCAGTAATTGCTGTAACGCAAGAGCCTTTATTGGTTTATGCAGCAATGATTTTTGCTATTCTTGGCTTGCGTAGCCTTTATTTTATTTTGGCAACGTTAACTAAATATCTTGTCCATCTTGAAAAATCGATCATTGCGCTATTGTTCTTTATCGGTATCAAAATGGCGATTCAATCTTGGAATCATGCTGTGAGTGATACGGGTATTCATATTTCACCAAATGCTAGTTTATTTATCGTTCTAGGTACTTTAGCAATCGGTGTAATTGCCTCATTTATCTTCCCGGAGAAAGAAGAACAGGAGTAAAAAATGTTAGTAAAAAAACTCGTTTTAACCGTATGCGGTTTATTAGGTAGTTTTGCAATAGCAAATCAGCATTATACTGCGCCACCAACAAGTTCAACTTATGGACATGTACCTGTTATTAGTGATGAACAAATGGAAAAATGCGTGGAAATTTATAATCAAGCTAAATGGTTAGGTGAAGAATTACAAAAGACGTATGTGAATCAGTATTCTCAGACTTCTGTTGATAGTTATAACAACAAAGTGAACCAGCATCAAAATATGATTACGTGGTTTAATCAAAATTGCGCTGGTAAACAATCTCGTTCAGCTTGTGAAGCTGCACGAGAATTAAATCGCAAAAATGGTATTGAAACACAAAGTTGTTATTAGAGAAAATATGTTAAAGAATAAATATTTAACTAAAGTTTGCTTAGCATTATTACTAATTTTATTTAGTATGGAAGTTTTCCAGTTTTTAATTACCGTTTATGCTAAAATAGTTATTTTTAGAGTTGAGAACTATACAGTTACTGAGGCAGAAACTAATTTCTTAGAGTGGTTTGATGAATATAGTATCCTCTTTATTGGTTGTCATTTTCTTGTGGCTTTTTATTTTGGGATTTTTTATTTTATATGGCTCTCTAGAGCTAACTTTAACTTTTTCCTACTTGGCGATAAAGAATTAACATATAATACTCTAATTGTGGGTTGGCGGTTTGTTATTATTCCTATTCCTATTCGTATTCCTATTCCTATCGACAATTTATGGAAGCCTTGGAAGCCTTATTCGGCATTCAAAGAAATAATAGCAAAAAGCCATCAATTGGCATTTGGTTCTGTACATAATAAAAAAACTGAGATGATACTTTTTATGTGGTGGATTTTATTTCTAATATCTCTGTTGTTATGGATTTCTCTAGCAAAAAATTTACAATCCAGGGAATTATTAAATCTAATATTGTTTCTATATATATTTGAAATCTTAAAAAGTATATTTCTTTTTTATCTCATTTATAACGTAGATAAATGGCAACGAAAAGCCAATCAGTCTAAGCCTATTTCATTACAAAAATCTTAACTAGGAGAGAATTATGCGTCGTTTACCTGTTTATTTATTAGTAGATACCTCAGGCTCAATGATGGGAGAAGCAATTGAAGCGGTGCGCAATGGTTTGCAAATGTTGGTTTCCGCGTTGCGCCAAGATCCTTATGCATTGGAAACCGCTTATTTATCAGTAATTACTTTTGATACGAATGCGAAACAAGTTACACCATTAACGGAATTAATGAGTTTTCAAATGCCTGATATTCAGGCTTCAGGGGTTACTGCAATGGGGGAAGCGTTGAGTTTATTGGCGGATTGTATTAATAGAGAAGTTCAGAAAGGTTCAGCGGAAGTGAAGGGCGATTGGAAGCCAGTTGTATTCTTACTTTCAGATGGTTTGCCGACAGATGATTTACAAAAAGGGATCAATGCTATTCGCCAAGTTAAAACAGGAACGTTTGTGGCTTGTGCTGCTGGCGCAGGGGCTGATACTAATGTGTTAAAACAAATCACAGAAACGGTAGTTTCTCTCGATACCGCAGATGCAAATTCTATCAAAGCTTTCTTTAAATGGGTATCAGCCTCTATTTCTGTTTCAAGCCAAAAAGTGGATTTGAATAAGAAAGAGGTTAATGGCTTAAATGAATTGCCTCCACCGCCAGCAGAATTAAATATTGTACTATAAATTGAGTAGACGGAATTTCTCCGTCTATTATCTATTACTCTAGCTTATAAACGTTAAATTATGTCTAGACGACTTCTCACTTATATTTGTATTGACACGTCAGGTTCAATGAAAGGGGAGCCGATTGAAGCGGTAAATGTTGGTTTACAATCACTGTTATCGGCATTACGTCAAAACCCTTATGCACTAGATAGTGTTTATCTCTCGATTTTCACCTTTGATAGTGAAATCAAAAACGTGCTTCCTTTAACCGCGCTTGAAGATGTAACACTTCCAACTATAAGTACTCCAGACAGTGGCCCAACTTTCTTGGGGAGGATGTTAGAAGAACTTGTAAGTGCGGTGCAAAAAGAACAAATTTTAGGATCAACCGATCAAAAAGGAGATTGGCGACCTATTTTAATTTTACTTACCGATGGTAAGCCTTCAGATGTGATGGCATACAATAATGCTATACCACAGATCAAATCCTTGAATTTCGGCAATGTTGTTGCTTGTGCAGCAGGGCCAAAAGCTGATCCTGATGTGCTTAAGAAACTCACTGATACAGTTGTTTCGCTAGATACGATGGATTCAAATAGCTTTGCTCAATTTTTCCAATGGGTTTCTGCTTCGGTTGCTCAAACAAGCGTGAGTGTTGGTGCATCAATAAGCAATACATTGCCACCTCCCCCAAATGAAATCAATATTGTTTTTTAAGGAATAGTTATGCGCCGTTTACCTGTTTATCTTGTGATTGATATTTCTGAAAGTATGGCGGGTGAAAATATTCGTCAAATGCAAGAGGGAATGAGTCGATTGGTTAGCCAATTAAGACGAGATCCTTATGCGTTAGAGTCTGTTTATATTTCTGTTATCGGTTTTGCTGGTGCAGCAGGTACGCTTGCACCACTCACGGAGTTGATAAATTTCTATTTGCCACGTCTACCTATTGGTTCAGGTACATCTATTGGTACAGCATTAAATCATGTAATGGATCGCATTGATAAAGAGGTTATTCCTAGTACAACTGAACAAAAAGGCGATTGGAAACCTTTGGTTTATTTTATGTCTGATGGCTCTAGCACAGATGACACAAGCAAAGCTATTCAGCGCTGGAAATCATTATTTAAACATCGTGCAAAATTAATCAATATAGGAATTGGTAAATTTTCGGATTTATCTACGCTTGATGAAGTGGCCGATCTTACGTATCGTTTAGATGATGCAGATATTGAGCGTGTCTATCAAGCATTATGCGAAACTATTGCTACTTCAATTAGTAGTCAAAGCCGTTCACTTGGTATTGAAATCCCAGTATCGCTTAGTAAAGAACTTTTGGAAAACAGTGCCATTTCATTAGCTAAAAAGACTGAAGAATTAACCGCTCTTGATGAGAATTATGCCATTATTGCTGGTCTTTGCCGTAAAGTAAAGTTGCCTTATTTAATGAAATGGGAGCGTTTTGGTGAAGTGGTATTTGGTGATGCTGAATATCATTATATTGGTGCTTATCCTCTTGAGAAAGATTATGAAGATTGGTCAGATCCTCGTCCTAATAATCAAACAGTAAAATCTTCGCAACTGATTGGTGGAGGTGGTTGTCCTCATTGTGGCTCGCCATTTGCATTTGCAATGTGTGATTGCGGACAAGTTTTTTGTATTGATGGATTAGGTGAGGTAGTTTGTCCTAAATGTGGGCAAGAATGCTTTTTTGGTTTTGATTCTGAAGGCGATGATTTTGAAATTAATCGAGCAAGGGGATAATGATGAATGCATTGGAGCAAATTCAGAAAATTAAATTTTGGCTAGAGAAGATGGATGAAAAGAGCATAGATGCTTTTGCTACCCAGAATTCCACCTTAATTCAGCTTGTTGCCGAAGCCTTTACCAATTTTCATCAAGGAATAGAAAACGTGAAAGTTATAATGCCAACAGAATCTACAGTCATACAAAAAATAATGCCAGTTATTCAACTTGTGAACGCCAAACAAGATGAAGCCTATCTTTGCAAGCCAAATACAGATCTTTTAATTAAAGATGCTCATTTTTCACAAGAATGTGGTTTGCGCTGGAATGCTGAACAAAAAGTGATTGAGGGGATACCGATACTAAGTGGAGAAATTCAAGTTTCTTTCTTATTGGAAGATGGCTCTACCTCGTTGGGTGCACTTTGGATCAACCCAGACCCTAGAAAACTTTGGGATAACATTCCTAGTAACAAAAATGAACGTTTTTGGAAAGCGGATAGTGCAAGTGATGAGATCTCAACAAATTTTGGCAAATTATTAGCAGCAAGAATGCGTGGACGTTCTCATGCACATAAAGGTATATGTTGCGATGATGATTTTACGATTGCTTTTCACGATAAAAGTGGTGTGCATTTTATTGCTGTTGCAGATGGAGCTGGCAGCGCAGAATTTTCTAGGTTAGGTTCAAAATTGGCGGTAGAAGCTGCAAAAGAAAAGGTGCTAGAGCAGCTGACGAACAATGATAAATATCAGGCAATATCCTATTCTTTTGAAATGGATAAGCTAAAAGGAATAGCAAATGGACTATTGTTCCAAGCGGTGCAATCAGCTTTTCAAGCGCAACAAACTGAAGCGGAAAAAGAACAAATTCCATTAAAGTCGCTTTCTTGCACTTTGTTGCTAGCATTAACTTTACGTCTTAAAAATGGTCAATGGTTTACAGCTTGTTATTGGGTTGGTGATGGTGCTGCCGCTATTGTTGATTTAGGGACGCCAAAAGTGAAATTATTGGGGGAAGTTGATTCAGGTAACTATTCTGGGGAAACAGTCTTTTTAACGCATTCCGAGATTGAGGCAGAAAAATTGGTTTCTCGAATTCACACCGATTTGCAGTATTATCCACCGCTCTTGATGTTGATGACTGATGGTGTTTCTGATCCAAAATTTAAAACAGATGCGAAATTACAAACTATTGAGGCATGGCAAGCCTTATGGGAGGAATTAAAAATACCATTACAAGCTGAAAATCCTGCTAAAGCTTTAGAACAATGGTTAGATTTTTGGTCAAAAGGTGAACATGATGATCGAACGCTAGCAATGTTTATTTCACAAGATGAGTGGAATGGGGTGGTAAATCAATGTCAAAATGATATCTCTAGTGAAGCTCATCAGGTTGCATTATTACCAAATAAGCAAGCACAAATAAGTACTGAAGAAGTAGCACAAAAAAGTGGAGAAAGTGACATTGAAGATGAAGCAGAACGTACTATAAATATCACCTCAAGTGGCGTAACAACAACCATTACACTCACTAAAGCTAGCGATCAAAAAATGGATACTCAAGGAGCAAATCAATGAGTCAAATTATCCGTTTAACTGCGACTAATGGTCAAACGATAGAGTTTATAGATGAAGTAAAAGCACAAGGTGGAATGAAAGATGTAATGTTTTCACCTAATCGAGATTATGTAGTGGCATTTTTTCGTGAAAAAGCGGATCAGGAAACCAAAGAACGCTTAGAAATGATCACGGAAACATACCGCAAACGTATTTTTGAACAAGAGGGCGGCGAATATTTGAAGAAATTATTTTGTTGGCCTACTGCGGTAGTGGAATATCAAGGTCGATTAGGGGTAGTGAGCCCTTTTTATCGAGATTGTTTCTTCTTTCAATATGGTAGTCGTAATAACGATATGTTGCAAATTAAAGGCAAAGATAAAGATGGTAAATGGTTTGCTTCAGCTTCTAATCGTAACAAATTTCTTGATCCCAAAGAGCTGGGTGATTGGATGTTGCATCTGAAAGTCTGTTTGATGCTAGCTAGAGCAGTACGAAGAATGCATATGGCTGGATTAAGTCATAGTGATTTGGGTTATAAAAACTGTTTGATCGATCCGACAACGGGACAAGCTTGTTTAATTGATATTGATGGTTTGGTTGTACCAGGTAAACATCCTCCAACAGTAGTGGGAACGCCAGATTTTATTGCGCCAGAGGTTGTTGCAACTCAACATTTAGATAAGACAGATCCTAAACGTAAATTGCCGAGTCGAACAACAGATCTCCATGCATTAGCCGTATTGATTTATATGTATTTGCTTTATCGTCACCCTCTTCGTGGTGATAAGGTATTTGATATGAATGATAGCCAACGAGATGAAGAGCTAGCAATGGGGGAAAAAGCGCTTTTTATTGAACATCCAACAGATAAAAGTAACCGCATTAAGGTGAAAAACCTTCGGCCTACAGAATTGCCTTGGAAAGATACGGATAAGGTTCCTTATAAAATTACTGGACCATATCTGAGTGCATTATTTGAGCGAGCCTTTATTTCTGATTTGCATAATCCAGCGGGAAGACCAACGGCTGATGAATGGGAACAAGCTTTGGTCAAGACTGTTGATTTATTGCAGCCATGTAGCAATCCGAAATGCGAGCAGAAATGGTATGCCTTTGATAATTCGACTAAGCCGAAATGCCCATTTTGTGGCACATCACATCAGGGCGTATTACCTGTATTAAATCTCTATTCAGTAGCACCAAATGGCAGTTACCGTCCTGATAATCATCGTATTATGGTGTATGACGGGCAAGGACTTTACAAATGGCATGCGGATACGCGAGTTTTTCCAAATGAGAAACTCAAAACATCAGATGCTCAAAGAATGGCTTATTTTCGTTTTTATCAGGGCGATTGGTGGTTGGTAAATGAACATTTTCCACAAATGATTAATATTAAAACTAAGCAACTTATTGCAATAGGCGAAAAAGTAAAATTGGAAGAAGGTGGACAAATTTTATTGCAGCAAGGTGAAGGTGGGCGTTTACTTGTCGTCCAAATAGCTGGAGCGTAAAGAGCGGTTATTTTAATAAACAAAATAGGAGTAAACAATGGCAATTTCTTTAACAAAAGGACAAAACGTTTCATTAAGCAAAACAGATCCAAGTTTAAAAAATGTGTTGGTTGGTTTAGGCTGGGATGCTCGTTCTACTGATGGTCAGAATTTCGATTTAGATGCAAGCATTTTTATGACTAAAGAGAATGGTAAAGTCCCTTCAGATAGTTATTTTATTTTTTACAACCAAGTTCATTCGCCTTGCGGTGGAGTCGAACACACGGGGGATAATCTAACGGGAGATGGTGATGGAGATGATGAAAGTATCATTGTGAAATTAGATCAAATTCAAAATGATATTAAATCTCTTTTTATCGCTGTGACTATTCACGAAGCAGAAGCTCGCCGACAAAATTTTGGACAAGTAAGTAATGCGTTTGTTCGCTTGGTTAATCACGATACAGATGAAGAAATCGTTCGTTTTGATTTATCAGAAGATTACAGTACAGAAACAGCGATGATTTTTGGTGAAATCTATCGCCATAACGGAGAATGGAAATTTCGTGCTATTGGTCAAGGTTATTCAGGTGGATTGTATGCGCTGTGTCAACAATATGGCGTAAATGTAGGATAAGGAAAGCAGAAATGGCAGTTTCATTGAGTAAAATTACTTTAGAAAAACGAGGCGATAGCCATAAAATTGATTTATCTAAATCTACGGATGAACAGATCACAATCAATCTAAATTGGTCACAACAGCAGAAAAAAGGCGGTTTCTTTTCTAGTTTATTTGGGGCTAATAAAGAAATTGATTTAGATCTAGGAATCTATTGGGAGCTAAAAGATGGTACAGCAGGAATGATTGATGGTTTACAATTTTCTAAAGGGCAAGGTGGCCCTCGTCATAAGCTAAGTCGGCAAGGCCGTTATACTGACCTTCCATGGGTATGGCATTGTGGTGATGATCGTAGTGGTGGTAGTGAGAATGGTGAAACTATTTTGGTGAATCCAAAAGGCATTCAGGATTTGCGACGCTTGGTTGTATACTGTTTCATTTATGATGGCGTTGCTCAATGGGCTGAGTCTGACGCTGTTGTTACAGTAAAAGTACCGAATCAGCCTGAAATTGTCGTTGAAATGGGTAAACAAAGTGATCATCGTTCTTTTT comes from the Avibacterium avium genome and includes:
- the folK gene encoding 2-amino-4-hydroxy-6-hydroxymethyldihydropteridine diphosphokinase; translated protein: MKQVYIALGSNLATPVQQLENALQALQQLPHSQLAAVSHFYQSKPLGPQDQPDYVNAVACLATVLAPLDLLDQLQRIEQEQGRVRLRRWGERTLDLDILLYGDEIIESERLTVPHYDMQHREFVIVPLYDIAPNLTLPDGKNMADLVQQFHHHEMKILQKSTALE
- the pcnB gene encoding polynucleotide adenylyltransferase PcnB, encoding MQASQYGIQPRMISKNALTVVQKLQRNGYEAYVVGGCLRDLLLDKKPKDFDVATNARPEQIQAIFQRQCRLIGRRFRLAHVMFGRDIIEVATFRANHSEHNNERQSKQSDEGMLLRDNVYGTLEQDAERRDFSVNALYYNPQDNTLRDFYHGIEDIKAGKLRLIGDPVIRYQEDPVRMLRAIRFMAKLDMFLEKPTEAPIKQMAHLLRHIPPARLYDEAQKLLQTGNGVKTYHLLRQYGLFDQLFPTLMPYFTEKQDSFAERMILTALTSTDERIADKLRINPAFLFACFFWYPLREKVEVLKNEGGLNNHDAYALASNEILDQLATSLAAPRRHTGVIRDIWFLQLQLLKRNGNAPMRVMAHPKFRAAFDLLAMRAQVEGGESIELATWWHEYQFSNEEQRNALVKAHQKLHPTPKKKRYRPRKRKTQKEPTA
- the dksA gene encoding RNA polymerase-binding protein DksA codes for the protein MTQSSLSLLALAGVEPYQPKEGEEYMNDEQILHFRKILEAWRAQIQEETSRTVAYMQDEASNFPDPADRATQEEEFSLELRNRDRERKLMKKIEHTLKKIDTGDFGYCDSCGIEIGIRRLEARPTADLCIDCKTLSEIREKQMVG
- a CDS encoding NAD-dependent succinate-semialdehyde dehydrogenase, with amino-acid sequence MQNFSLIKTKGYINGEYVENAEGKTFAVLNPATQQEICQVADLGVAETEQAILAAEQAQKKWKQVLPKERANILTRWYELVLQHQEELAQIISLEQGKPIAESRGEVLYGASFIQWFAEEAKRIQGDMLPSDKSNHRLMAMKQPVGVVAAITPWNFPNAMITRKSAPALAAGCAVVLKPAPETPLSALALAELASQAGLPKGLLNVIPTTQVVDVGKVLTESPIIRKLTFTGSTKVGKLLMAQSASTVKKLSLELGGNAPALVFDDADLDSAVEGVFASKFRNAGQTCICTNRIYVQAGIYEAFVQKFCEKVQQIKLGEANQPGVTMGPLIRQSAVEKVQRHIDDALQKGAKLVLGGKPADLGGTFFQPTVLADVNQTMLVAKEETFAPLAPIFKFETEEQAIAMANETEFGLAAYFFTQNINRIWRVSEALEYGIVGINEGLVTNEFAPFGGVKESGIGREGSHYGIDEFLELKYLCLGIK
- a CDS encoding TerC/Alx family metal homeostasis membrane protein, with amino-acid sequence MTHFGFPLETILVFFGVIALSVYLDLFAHRHSKEISVKDAALWSVFWIGLALCFYVYLWLRFDAEWADLYLAGYVLEKSLSVDNLMVFVAIFASFGITGRLQHRILYWGIIGALIFRAIFVVIGTGLFAASPWVGFGFAAFVIWSGWKMLKSGGDDEEEIEDYSNHWSVRWTGKLMPIYTKLFSDRFLLNHSEMSVEQIASTTRKGAKYLTPAFLCLIAIETSDVAFAFDSVPAVIAVTQEPLLVYAAMIFAILGLRSLYFILATLTKYLVHLEKSIIALLFFIGIKMAIQSWNHAVSDTGIHISPNASLFIVLGTLAIGVIASFIFPEKEEQE
- a CDS encoding DUF4328 domain-containing protein; the protein is MLKNKYLTKVCLALLLILFSMEVFQFLITVYAKIVIFRVENYTVTEAETNFLEWFDEYSILFIGCHFLVAFYFGIFYFIWLSRANFNFFLLGDKELTYNTLIVGWRFVIIPIPIRIPIPIDNLWKPWKPYSAFKEIIAKSHQLAFGSVHNKKTEMILFMWWILFLISLLLWISLAKNLQSRELLNLILFLYIFEILKSIFLFYLIYNVDKWQRKANQSKPISLQKS